Proteins encoded together in one Halalkaliarchaeum sp. AArc-CO window:
- a CDS encoding glycosyltransferase family 4 protein: MASAEGGYRTDPWQNEEVGSRAPGDEPAPDGESLDRVLFVYGPTNVEKIDRHVKPLAVVVETTLVCTAPNPDVTGVRQLSPPSTGIRIVDLLLMSLLVVLESVRGDYDAVCSISLIPHGCLGLFAARLMGVPAHLGIIGCDIDVHAHAWYRRPVHVLIRQFDVVTVPGPTHRRRLHDLIGLPSHKTAILANPIDVEKLPATGRETDARYDLLWVGRFTEEKRPLLFVDVVAALRDRDPSVRAVMLGDGPMLSAVKRRIAARNLQDTLHTPGWVDDPIPWYADADLFVLTSKRDALPLTLVEAMASGTVPVAPPVGNVSDLLVDDWNGVLVDPATADEFATAIEALLGAPGRRDRLGRNARGVRDRFSSRAASEDWRYVTSVLARSYS; the protein is encoded by the coding sequence ATGGCGTCGGCCGAAGGTGGATATCGGACTGATCCGTGGCAAAACGAGGAAGTCGGCAGTCGGGCTCCAGGAGACGAACCCGCACCAGACGGAGAATCACTCGATCGAGTGTTGTTCGTCTACGGCCCGACGAATGTCGAAAAGATCGATCGCCACGTGAAACCACTGGCTGTCGTCGTCGAGACGACGCTCGTCTGTACCGCACCAAACCCGGACGTCACCGGCGTTCGTCAACTGTCGCCTCCATCGACAGGAATACGGATCGTCGATTTGCTCTTGATGTCACTGCTTGTTGTCCTCGAAAGCGTCCGGGGCGACTACGACGCGGTCTGTTCAATCTCCCTTATTCCGCACGGCTGTCTCGGACTGTTTGCCGCCCGATTGATGGGTGTACCGGCCCATCTCGGCATTATCGGCTGTGACATCGATGTCCACGCCCATGCGTGGTATCGGCGACCGGTTCACGTTCTCATCCGACAGTTCGACGTTGTAACGGTCCCCGGCCCGACACACAGACGCCGGCTGCACGATCTGATCGGCCTTCCGTCCCACAAAACCGCGATTCTCGCGAACCCGATCGACGTCGAAAAGCTTCCCGCGACGGGCCGGGAGACGGACGCTCGGTACGACCTGCTCTGGGTCGGGCGGTTCACCGAGGAAAAGCGACCGCTCTTGTTCGTCGACGTAGTTGCGGCCCTCAGGGACCGTGACCCGTCAGTTCGGGCCGTCATGCTCGGGGACGGTCCAATGCTATCAGCCGTAAAACGACGGATAGCTGCGCGCAATCTCCAGGATACTCTCCACACTCCAGGATGGGTCGACGATCCGATTCCGTGGTACGCTGACGCCGACCTGTTCGTCTTGACGTCGAAACGCGACGCACTCCCGCTGACGCTGGTCGAGGCGATGGCGAGCGGTACCGTCCCCGTCGCACCGCCGGTCGGTAACGTTTCTGACCTCCTCGTGGACGACTGGAACGGCGTTCTCGTTGATCCGGCCACTGCTGACGAGTTCGCTACGGCGATCGAAGCACTGCTGGGCGCCCCCGGCCGGCGGGACCGACTCGGACGGAATGCTCGCGGCGTGCGCGACCGGTTCTCCTCACGGGCTGCATCCGAAGACTGGCGGTACGTAACGAGTGTACTCGCACGCTCGTACTCCTGA